The following proteins are encoded in a genomic region of Streptomyces sp. NBC_01723:
- a CDS encoding TerD family protein, which produces MGVSLAKGGNVSLSKEAPGLTAVLVGLGWDVRTTTGTDYDLDASALLLDASGKVLSDGHFVFYNNLTSPDGSVEHTGDNLTGEGEGDDEAVKVNLVAVPAEVDRIVFPVSIHDAENRGQSFGQVRNAFIRVVNQAGGQEIARYDLSEDASTETAMVFGELYRHGAEWKFRAVGQGYASGLAGIAADFGVDI; this is translated from the coding sequence GTGGGAGTTTCCCTGGCCAAGGGCGGCAACGTCTCGCTCAGCAAGGAGGCGCCCGGCCTGACCGCCGTCCTGGTCGGTCTGGGCTGGGACGTGCGCACCACGACCGGCACCGACTACGACCTCGACGCCTCGGCGCTGCTCCTGGACGCCTCCGGCAAGGTGCTCTCGGACGGGCACTTCGTCTTCTACAACAACCTCACCAGCCCGGACGGCTCGGTCGAGCACACCGGCGACAACCTGACCGGTGAGGGCGAGGGGGACGACGAGGCGGTCAAGGTGAACCTGGTCGCCGTCCCGGCGGAGGTGGACCGGATCGTCTTCCCCGTCTCCATCCACGACGCGGAGAACCGCGGCCAGAGCTTCGGCCAGGTCCGCAACGCCTTCATCCGGGTCGTCAACCAGGCGGGCGGCCAGGAGATCGCCCGCTACGACCTGTCCGAGGACGCGTCGACCGAGACCGCCATGGTCTTCGGCGAGCTGTACCGGCACGGCGCCGAGTGGAAGTTCCGTGCGGTCGGGCAGGGTTACGCCTCCGGCCTCGCCGGCATCGCCGCGGACTTCGGCGTCGACATCTGA